The proteins below are encoded in one region of Festucalex cinctus isolate MCC-2025b chromosome 2, RoL_Fcin_1.0, whole genome shotgun sequence:
- the LOC144014587 gene encoding uncharacterized protein LOC144014587 isoform X1, with the protein MEKESVKILLLTLRAYIGTRYRLLQLLRDMHHQRLRNRKKVLLWLMSRRAAPSVWMRPRSRHWWDHVVPDFSPSEFHQNFHLSKTSFEYICSRVSSAMGRRDTRFRLCIPFEKRVAIAIWKLANGGGYNVTSRLFGVGLSTVFLCVRDFCNALIKLLLPIHITFPDAEKLVEKSTLFLSTWGAPQCVGVIGACHILIATPTENPQQYRNLKGTYSVILQVVVDGKGRFWDICVDSPGSVSDATVGLQQSPLWELLSDGRLFGQNKVNISGCDVGHYLIGGPAYPSKDWLMTPIRGTKHLTPVQVAYNSRLNCARSVLQAAFRRLKGRWKCLTKKLECKVELASKMALACCVLHNICEEHGDEFQEAQPASHVNVPPPAQASPEDFTVEGPVVRNALLQYFSRASQ; encoded by the exons atggagaaggAGTCTGTGAAAATACTGCTCCTGACTTTGCGAGCTTATATTGGAACCCGTTATCGACTTCTTCAACTTCTCCGTGACATGCATCATCAGAGATTACGTAACAGGAAGAAG GTGCTGTTGTGGCTCATGTCGAGGCGAGCTGCACCTTCTGTGTGGATGCGTCCGCGTTCCCGGCACTGGTGGGACCACGTTGTTCCGGATTTCAGCCCATCGGAGTTCCATCAGAATTTCCATTTATCCAAGACGTCCTTTGAGTACATCTGCAGTCGGGTGAGCAGTGCTATGGGGAGAAGGGACACAAGATTCCGTCTTTGTATCCCTTTTGAAAAGAGGGTCGCGATTGCCATTTGGAAGCTGGCCAACGGTGGTGGCTACAATGTCACCAGCCGTCTCTTTGGGGTGGGCCTCAGTACCGTGTTCTTGTGCGTGCGAGATTTCTGCAACGCGCTCATTAAGCTACTGCTTCCCATCCACATCACATTCCCTGATGCTGAAAAGTTGGTGGAGAAGTCCACCTTGTTTCTTAGCACTTGGGGAGCACCACAGTGTGTAGGTGTAATCGGTGCTTGTCACATTCTAATAGCGACTCCAACTGAGAACCCCCAACAATACAGAAACCTGAAGGGCACATATTCTGTCATTCTTCAGGTGGTTGTGGATGGAAAAGGACGCTTTTGGGACATTTGTGTTGACTCCCCGGGTAGTGTGTCTGATGCCACAGTAGGGTTGCAACAGTCACCATTGTGGGAGCTTCTAAGTGATGGCCGGTTGTTTGGTCAAAACAAAGTCAACATCTCAGGCTGTGATGTCGGCCATTACCTCATCGGTGGCCCAGCTTACCCCTCGAAGGACTGGCTCATGACGCCCATCCGGGGTACGAAACACCTGACTCCGGTACAAGTCGCTTACAATTCTCGACTGAACTGTGCAAGGTCTGTTTTGCAAGCGGCCTTCAGGAGACTGAAAGGTCGATGGAAATGCCTCACGAAGAAACTAGAGTGTAAAGTGGAGCTTGCCAGCAAAATGGCTCTGGCCTGTTGTGTGCTGCATAACATTTGCGAGGAGCACGGTGACGAGTTCCAGGAGGCACAGCCTGCAAGTCATGTGAACGTTCCGCCACCTGCTCAGGCTTCACCTGAGGATTTTACCGTAGAAGGGCCTGTTGTTAGAAATGCATTGTTGCAGTACTTCAGCAGGGCCAGTCAgtga
- the wfdc2 gene encoding WAP four-disulfide core domain protein 3 isoform X2: protein MDKSTVCALALALGAFMQFNTVYTLDSSSNLTAKPGGCPRRKWGSGMCAEFCSDDSDCPNEEKCCHNGCGHQCITPYKVKPGRCALPQGTPMCAEYCYHDGQCPGEQKCCRTTCGHACSEPC, encoded by the exons ATGGATAAGTCTACAGTTTGTGCATTGGCTTTAGCACTTGGTGCATTTATGCAATTTAATACAGTTTACACTCTGGATTCTAGCAGCAATTTGACAG CTAAGCCAGGAGGGTGTCCTCGTAGAAAATGGGGCTCTGGGATGTGTGCCGAGTTCTGCTCTGATGACAGTGACTGCCCCAATGAAGAGAAATGCTGCCACAACGGATGCGGACATCAGTGCATCACACCTTACAAAG tgAAGCCAGGCCGCTGCGCCCTGCCCCAAGGAACTCCCATGTGTGCGGAGTATTGCTACCATGATGGTCAGTGTCCAGGGGAGCAGAAATGCTGCAGGACAACATGTGGTCATGCCTGTAGTGAGCCTTGTTGA
- the wfdc2 gene encoding WAP four-disulfide core domain protein 3 isoform X1, with product MDKSTVCALALALGAFMQFNTVYTLDSSSNLTVTLPKAGQCPRLLKVVPSHKGCVCDEDCPEDHKCCVFDCGAVCVPPSFTKPGGCPRRKWGSGMCAEFCSDDSDCPNEEKCCHNGCGHQCITPYKVKPGRCALPQGTPMCAEYCYHDGQCPGEQKCCRTTCGHACSEPC from the exons ATGGATAAGTCTACAGTTTGTGCATTGGCTTTAGCACTTGGTGCATTTATGCAATTTAATACAGTTTACACTCTGGATTCTAGCAGCAATTTGACAG tgACTCTCCCGAAAGCAGGTCAATGCCCTCGTCTTCTTAAAGTAGTGCCATCACATAAAGGGTGCGTGTGTGATGAAGACTGTCCAGAGGACCACAAGTGTTGCGTCTTTGATTGTGGAGCTGTCTGTGTCCCTCCCTCTTTCA CTAAGCCAGGAGGGTGTCCTCGTAGAAAATGGGGCTCTGGGATGTGTGCCGAGTTCTGCTCTGATGACAGTGACTGCCCCAATGAAGAGAAATGCTGCCACAACGGATGCGGACATCAGTGCATCACACCTTACAAAG tgAAGCCAGGCCGCTGCGCCCTGCCCCAAGGAACTCCCATGTGTGCGGAGTATTGCTACCATGATGGTCAGTGTCCAGGGGAGCAGAAATGCTGCAGGACAACATGTGGTCATGCCTGTAGTGAGCCTTGTTGA